The window GGGATGTGGGAGGAACTCAATGTTTACCAACCTTTCACCATTGATTTAGAGTTGTTGAAGACACAGAGGGCTGAGTTTCAAGTTGCAAAGTTCTTGTTTGGgttgaattcagattttcaaccAGTTAAAGGCCAACTACTTGCTGGTGAAAAGATGCTTTCTATGAATGAGGCATTCTGTCATATTCAACATATTGTCTCTCATTCTTATTCCAAATTTGACTCATCGTTGTCTTCCAAGGAAAGCATTGCATTTGTTACTGGTAATTGTGGCTGTGGTTCTAGTTTTTTCCAGGTAGAGGTCGTGGTTCAGGGGTAGGACGAGGATGTGGCACAAGTGGTCGTGGTAGCCATCAGACTAATCAATTTATCTGACAGTGCTCACATTGTCGCAAGCTTAATCATACCGCAGATAAGTGTTGGGCGGTGTTTGGAAAACCTCATTGAGCATAACAAATGGCTAATGCAGCTATGCATGATGGGAATTCTGACATGGTATCACCTATTGACTCTATACCTCATCTGGAGTGAATTTATCAGGATCCTTGTCTCATGATGCTTTGGTTACTCAATTGCTTAAGCGTGTCCAGCAGCAGTCATCCACTTCATCTACTGCTACACTTGCTCATTCTAGTAACTCAGCAATTTTAACTGCCTCATCTCATCCATCTTGGATTATTAACTCTAGTGCCTCAAATCATATGATTGTTATGCCTAACTTGTTTTCCTCCCTTCCAAAAACTCACCATCCCTCGCATGTTATGCTCGCTAATGGGTCTTCCACCCAAGTGATTGGTCATGGTATTGTTTCACCCACTTCTTCATTGTCCTTATCGTCTGTCCTTCATGTATCTCATTTACCCTTGAATTTATTATATGTTAGTCAACTTACCAAAAGACTAACCTGTTATATTATCTTCTACCCTTCCTATTGTGTTTTCCAAGTTttagacaaagaagaagattggtggagggcatGAGAAGGATGGTTTATACTACCTCAACTATGACACCTTTTCTATGATTGTTGTCACATCTTCTAGTAGTTTGTCTCCTCTTCAATGGCTTCATCGCTTAGGTCACTTGTCTTTGTCTGAACTTCAACACATGGTTCCGAGTTGCAAGTCCGTGTCCCGTCTTgaatgtgaagcttgtgagTTCGGAAAGCATCACCGTTCTTCTTTTCCTCATACTGAGTTTATAAattagtctttattttttttagttcattcagatatTTGGGTTCCTTGTCGTGTCAACAATAGGCTAGgtgtttcttattttattaccTTTGTTAACGATCATTCTCGTTTAACATAGTTGTATCTGTTGAAGGATAGTTCAGACTTTCTATctatttttaaagttttttcataatgaaataaaaacttagTTTGATGTGGGAATTATCAGTCAGTTTATAGAGTCGCCTAAGAAGGCTCACTGGGACACCGCTGGCTGAGTTCTAAGGTATATTAAGAGTGTTCCAGGAAAGGGTCTTGTATAGAGACCTAATAATCATATTGAGTTGATTGGTTATTcaaatgcagattgggctgTTGTTGAAGGTGATAGGAGATCAACTATTGGATATTGCAAGTTTGTGTGTGGTAACCTTGTTGCATGGAGGGGCAAAAAACAGACTACTTGATGCAGTTAGATCACCTAAACAGGCTTGTTCTTGGattgggttatatatatgttgggcctttagtccaatgggttttcaatgtaataggccactttagtgggcctatACTATGGGTATTAAGGTTGCATACAAGATTGCTTTTATTAGgacttagtttatttatttttagttcaattgaaCCGGTTCTATGTGGTTCAGCTTAAGTTGCAagtaattgttattaagtgttttagttgggcgggattaggattctataagtccattCCTGTTtggagtctatttcctttattatttcagtttcctagtcagtttaggttacccaattggttaaggattgggttatgCCTTTCCTCTTTAGTGTTCGAGTCTATTTTTGAGCTTTCTATATAAGATTGTAAGGGGGGCCCAGTATTGTATACGGATTTTATAAACAAAGTTGCTGCTCCTCTTTTCCATGGTGAAGAAACCTTGTGTTTGATCGAGGAagaaggaatcggtgtttgatctgattgacaCCTTGTGCTGTGAAGCCTGGTGGATTGTTCTTGTGCTCTTATTCATCTACTACTGTTGGTTTCTTGCACTTGTTACTATTTTCAGTCTTAGCCATTAACAAGTATGTAAAAACTTCAATTTTCTGCAACTAGAACCAATCCCCTTTTAGAAGATCACATACTAGGTGTTTTTTCGGGATTAAGCAAACTAGCCACCCAATTGACCTAAGGTTTTCACCATACCTTCATCAACCTTAGAATGGAACTTGATTCAAATTTGTCCTAATTTCTATGGTCTGATTTGAAGAATATCCCTATTCTGCCCCTACCTCCATTAATGCACTATTAGACCTTCCACCAGCCTCCGTCGATTCTGATTTCTTACCCATATACACTTGCTGATTTCAGATAACAATACTCTTGAAACCGGTGACCTAATTCCccattctaaaccctaatttcagtaCCTGAATTGCCATAATACCCACACTCCTACTACTATTAGGAATCACTtatatttctatttctgttcaTCCTATTAGGCTGCAACTTTCGCCAAGCCTTCCCTTCATCCCATATCATATCCGACCATCCCTGCAGCCCTTCCTTTCATCTCTAAATTTGTTATCCTCAGTCCCCTTAGTTTGAACCTTCCTTTGATTGAAAGATCTTGTTATTGGCTACTGATTTGAGCAATCAAACTCAGTACTACATTACTACTGTGGCAAGGTCAAGTGCTGAGGCTGAGTATATAGCTATGGTTCACACtgcagctgagttgatgtggctgaAATCACTGCTTCAGGAGCTTGGTTTTCCTACTGCAAGACctatatatatgttttgtgACAATCAGGCTGCTATTTGCATGGTTGGCAACCCGATCTTTCATGAGCGAACGTAACACATTGAAGTGGACTGTCATTTTGTATGAGATTCTGTGAGGAGGAAATTGATCTCAATTACTTCTGGAAATCAGCTTGGTGATATGGTCACAAAAGCGTTGTTTCGTCCAGCCTTTCACGATGGTTGCTCGTGATGTATGtgctccagcttgagagggGGAGTGTCAAGATTCGTAGTCTTTAGTCTTTCCCCTATCATGTCAACAGAGGTATATTGGGGTGTGTTTGCGTTTATGTTTAAGTAAGGTTATATGGGTAATTTAGTCCTGGATTATACTAATGGGGGGTATACTTGCccttgtaattttcttttctgttttatatAATAAGTATACTGCTTATGGTAGAAGTCTATTCCATTCTACCGTGAGCTCTGGTTTTTTTGCCTCTCCCaatttcttcattctcttcttctgccCATCTCTGTGTTGATTGTTTACTGTTTTGATACTGCTACAATCTTTATAGTAGTATATTGGGAGATGTCAAAGTATTGGGTGGTTTTGTGCTTGTTTGGCTCAGAATTCTCTAATTTAGTGATGGTTAATGTGGTTGTTGAAGTTTCTCTTGTGCTAAATCCTGTGTTGTTGAGAGAGAGCTTTATGATCTGTCATTGccttgtttttgtatttttgtataTTTAACTCAATGGTATATTTACTCTACTCAGAtcagagagagaaaaatgataCACTAGAAACCTGATCAACGGTAatccccaaccaaaaaaaggaaaggaggaagaaaatacCCGATAACAGTGTAATCCATACAAGCATTCACTGTTTGGCATGGACTTTTCCTTGCCTTATAACGCTATACAATTAATTGCAGGTACTCATAAACTCAAGGTGTTTTAAGTTGATCTGGACTCTTCATGGGGATCAACCAGGATGGAAAAGAGGGTTCCCTCATTTTATTGAAGCAGGGGGCAGAAGCTGTGAGTGAAGTTACATGATTTACTTTCACAAACTTAACTCTAATGTGATCACATTGCAGTTTCTGATGGTGGTTTTGGCATTCTTTCTTAGAGAGTGTTTGAGTCAACATTTGTGGGAATGAGGTCGATTGTTAAGGAACGTTTCTCAAAGAAATACAGGCATCCATCTTTGGACGCGAAGCTGACCCTTAAACGCTTGAATGCTGTCAGTTTCTCTCAGAAGAGTTGCTTCTCTAATcatgttcttttattttccaactACACCTGATTTATTGGATGCCCAGAAATGTTTAACATGGTTCTGTCTTTGATGCAGGAAGCTCGTTGCGTGGCAAAAGCAAGATGTCTTGGTGTTTCTACTCCAGTATTGTATGCTTTGGATCCTGTGCTGCATACCCTAACATTTGAATATGTTGAGGGCCCGGCTGTTAAAGAAATTTTTCTAGATTTTGGGTTAAATGGTGTTAACCAGGAACTAATGAATGACGTCGCAGCACAGATTGGTTATACAATTGGAAAGTTACATGATGGTGGTCTGATTCATGGTGATTTGACAACATCAAATATGTTACTCCAAAATGGTACCAACCAACTGGTGAGATCTTTTAACCCACCTTCCAAATTAAATTCTTTCCATACTTATAAATTATGTTAAACGTTGGCCTCTAACGATATTGACTTTTCTCAGGTTCTAATAGACTTTGGTTTGAGCTTTATGTCAACTCTCCCTGAAGATAAAGCTGTTGACTTGTATGTACTCGAGAGAGCTTTACTCTCAATGCATTCGTCTTGTGGGAATGTGGTTAGTCAAGCAGGCATTgattattttttgttcttcccTATTTACCCCATAAAACTTAAATATTCTCTTGATCTTATATTTCTGCACAGATGGATCAGATACTAGCTGCATACAGGAAATCATCAAAGCAATGGTCTTCTACATGGAACAAGCTGGCTCAAGGTGCTGCCACATACTTGATCCTTTTGTCAGTTCTGTAGATGACTGCTATTTTGGTTCTGTATGCCTAGTCATTCTTTATATCactcatttattttttgaaatcttttttgCAGTACGACAGAGAGGTCGCAAGCGTACCATGGTCGGATGAGCCTTCTTCAACAGAGTCACCTGTCCTATTTAGTAATCCATAGAGGAAGAGAAAACCCCTTATTAGACTAATTGAATTTAAAGTGTAACAATGAAATTTCACAAAGCAGATATGTTGTGCACATTGTATCAAACTTTTCTTTGTATCTCAGTATTTGTTTATCATTCATTATGGAGCCAATTCTGAAGTGAATCCCAGATTGCTGCAATTTCAACTaaaactttaccaaaaaaaaattcaactaaAACTTGACCACAACTGATTCAGCTGTGATCCTTGAATCTGGGGCCGAGGTCCATGGTTGAACTGTAGCTTTTCCTAAAATG is drawn from Telopea speciosissima isolate NSW1024214 ecotype Mountain lineage chromosome 1, Tspe_v1, whole genome shotgun sequence and contains these coding sequences:
- the LOC122665921 gene encoding EKC/KEOPS complex subunit TP53RK-like isoform X2, which translates into the protein MGINQDGKEGSLILLKQGAEARVFESTFVGMRSIVKERFSKKYRHPSLDAKLTLKRLNAEARCVAKARCLGVSTPVLYALDPVLHTLTFEYVEGPAVKEIFLDFGLNGVNQELMNDVAAQIGYTIGKLHDGGLIHGDLTTSNMLLQNGTNQLVLIDFGLSFMSTLPEDKAVDLYVLERALLSMHSSCGNVMDQILAAYRKSSKQWSSTWNKLAQVRQRGRKRTMVG
- the LOC122665921 gene encoding EKC/KEOPS complex subunit TP53RK-like isoform X3, producing the protein MGINQDGKEGSLILLKQGAEAEARCVAKARCLGVSTPVLYALDPVLHTLTFEYVEGPAVKEIFLDFGLNGVNQELMNDVAAQIGYTIGKLHDGGLIHGDLTTSNMLLQNGTNQLVLIDFGLSFMSTLPEDKAVDLYVLERALLSMHSSCGNVMDQILAAYRKSSKQWSSTWNKLAQVRQRGRKRTMVG